gtaaaaataagagcatgtcattttttgattttatacttgaattacaaaactaattggaaaaaaattttgaacggtgaacgagtaaaaaacaatcacaatcaaatattttttatgattttttaccattaaaaaaaatttgtttgctggaagtaccccacttgattaattaattatttaaaaaatgagtgggctacctcaaaatatcaagtaaaaaattttttccaacccgccctattctttattttatttcttagttcgttttccatatttttactTCGCACTCAGGGTTTCTAACACAGACGTAGCATAGGTTGTACAATAAAATCGAAAGGATATTACTTTGCTCGCGGCTAATAATAGATTGGGCAATGCCGTGCAAACTGACACGTAGTCAATTATCATTGAAATCAGAATAGCTATAAGTAGCTAGCTACTTCTTGCGTCTTCTATTGTGTCTACAAATTTAGTGGGACAATAAACGACGACTTAATATTATACCAACTTCCCAAAGCCTGTTATTTGCCGAACCAATATTATACCGATGTACATTTTTACCGAAGGATAATATGTGTAGACACAAAGGGGATATGCATCGAGGTATAGCTAGcgcaaatttgaaatttaatgtCCATGCTATCCTCATGAgaaatcttttctcttttttatcaagaggagctaaaatatttttttcttcttttctcttttttaaccTTCAATTGTATATACGATTTCTAGAAAAATTCAGAACTCAAAACTCCCACAACGAAATTTACTGGCACAAGGATAGGAACGGAGGTGAGTAAATTTCTCATGCAATACAAATTTTCGTACACATGAGACGAGATCATTTTCTGCTCatttaacaaataaatatcacgtaagacgagtaaaaaaaaaaaataatctaaaaaTGTATACTTTTCCGGGTTACGACTATGACGTTATTTTCCGCTATCAAATTTCCTTCTTATCCGTATCGTAATAGGTAACTCGGCGCAGGTAGTCTGGGTAGAAAATTGGACcgcaatttattttacttcaattattctttttaccgcaatttttgaaattacagCCGCACCTCTGCGAGATTACGATATTTTTAATGACAATTAATAAGTTTCCAGTAGTGcttcaattaaataaatatacccaTTCGAGTGATGGTAATTGGATGTTCGAAAGCCGTTGGGAAATTAAAAAGGCGCGGATATCTGTTTTATATACTTTCGTCGCGAATGTATGTTGAAATGCGTTGTTTtacatgattttatttatttatcaattttttcccgcAATAAccgaaatgataaaaagattAAAAGGATTAGAAGGATATTTTGTTCGCGTGATTACGTCgcgaagagaaattttctagTGCACTCACAGCGGGGATAATATTTAATTGTATAGTTCGCTCTGGGTAAAGGTAGTACGTATAACGGAGAGAATCTATAATTAAATGAAGTGACGTTGATCGTCTACTTTTACCCCGAGAAAACAGATCTTCGAGCGTCGCCTGATAGTTCAAAGCCATGGAGAAGAAACGTCATGGTgttaaaaatcgcgcgaatcttctatgaagagagagaaaaaacgaaaattcgaacaGTCATCGCGCCCGAATCGTCATGTGTACGCCGACAACAGTGGGAGCCgagcgaaaaacgaaaagaataataaaaaacgcATTGTGCGTGGAGGCTGTCGTCGTTTTACTCTCATTTTTGAACAACTCATCGGAGAAAGTGCGCGCCACGCCGGCACAAAGACGCGACTTGAATCCGACGAAGGCGTATGCAATTTTCAAGGCGTTCGATGATCCCTGTCTCGcaatttcgaatcgaatttttttgaagattACGTGAACTCTGCGGCCGGAAATGTCGCGAACGTATCCACGTGGAAATGTCAGATGCTGAagcggagttttttttttactttttgctttttcagaCCAACTTCAGGAAGCCATCGCCCGTCGCCTTCCCAACCAGAGCGCGCTCGAAACTTGAAAAGGCGAAGAAACTCGCGAATCCGGATGTACCGACTAATTTAGAGGAGAACGAGCTCGGCGTGGAACCGACATCGCCAACCCCTTCGACCGTCTCGGCGAAACGACAAAAACCAGCGCAGATTCCAAAGCCGAAGatttccggacttcgagagAACGGATATCCCAAATTAACGAACGCGAGGATAAATTCTGCCGGTGGAAGCCCGCCGAAAATAAGAAGCTTCGGCAAACCGATCGGAAGATCAATCGTCACCGAAGAAACTCCGAAGAAtcattcggaagaaaaaaatgttgagaatttgaaaatcgggCAGGTGAAACAGCGCCCGAATTTTACGACTCGCAGAAGTTTGCCGACCTCTCGGAACGCCGTAAATTTGAAACAGTTTCAGTCCGGGGGAAATTCCGTACTGAGAAACgtggcggagaaaaaaataccgcaAGTTATCGACGCCTCGGTAACACCTGCGGCAGAATTTGAGACGACtgcgaaaaattccgaatcgaTTGTCGTTGGGCAAAAGACATCCGTTGCCGTAGAATCAGGTGTGAAAAACGCTTCGATCGAGCTTTCGAAGGACTCGGTAACCGATTCTCCGACTACCACCACCTTGAAATCCACGGGGAGATACACCAGGCGCAGGCCGGAAGTAAAAACTTTTACGAAATTTGATCCCGTCCCGAAACAAGTGGAACAACCGGAAGTCCACGTTCCCGTGAGGCGGGAATTCCGACCGAGAACTGCCACTTATCGAAGGCATTCCGAACCTCCTTTCACTCCTGCACAGAGTCCTGTGAGTACGCCGGGTAACGATGGACCGTTCAGCGTCTCGATTACCCCCAAGTCCCCCAAGTTTCACGCGACCTTCAAATCCGGAGATGATTTTACCGTTCCTAATACAAACGGCAAGACTTTCAACGTCCAAATATCGGAAGACAGTTCCAACGATATTGCAAACGCGTCGGGCCAGCCAATAAATTCTGGTTCGTTGGGGAATCAAGGAATCTTGGGCAGCAGCAATGGAGAGACTGGAACCGGTAGAAGCAACGTTTTCAATCCAACCAAGACGGTGTTCTTGATAAACAGGAATACTTCTTTACTCGAACAACTCAGGAGCACCGTTGCACCGCTTCTTTCTAGTTTGGGGATAAAATCTCCCGTTTTCGCCGGTGCCTATAGAAACTCAACTAGCAGCGGGGTAAGCAGATTTTCGTTGCGAATTTgtacgattgatttttatcagaGGGATATTAAGTGACAATGACCCTTTAGAATTCCGCGATCCGAGTAACGCCCAGTGGACAGCCTCCGAGATTCAGCGCGAGATATAAAGGAGCGGAATTATTTTTGAGGAGACCGAATTCGCAACAGTCGGTCGTCAGTTCGACCACACTTCCGTCGCCAATTCAGGTAAGTGTTCGAAGTTTCATTGACTTATTATTTAACGGGACGGGAAAAAGACCGATGGGATCTTTAGGATCAAGCCGCGGGCCCTGCCGGTATATTTTCAACAGCGGAACAGAAGATAACTggtgtagagagagagagttacCGATAATCGGCGGTTACCATTCTCCGTTTCTCATTCGCGATATACCAAATCTTGATAAACAACagggaaaaattgattttaccgGCAGGGGAGGGCtgatttgtaaataaaattcggCATACTTATCGTCTATTGGGAAAATTGTAGGTAGGGTAGATCGTAGATATTAGCTCGCacgggataaaaattattctaacTATATTCGGCACGATCACCGCGCActttttgtacaaaaaaaaaaaaaaaaaaaaatttgtacagcACCCTCTGCACATTTTGATTTCAGGGATACGGAGTTTCTTCGCCGTTAGAAGTCGATAGTCCCGGAGATGAGCCGCGAGTTTTGACGTACTATCAGGCGGTGGAAACGGCGAGCATAAATAATGAACAACGGACTGACTTACGGACACCGGCGCAAGTCGGCCAGGTAGACAGCGTTAACGTTAACGACACGAACAATTCTAACATTGACATTAATAACGCACCAATTATCGGTTCGCGAATCACCGAAATCGATTCGACCCCCGATACTTCCGAGAATATTATCCCAACCGATTTGGAAACAACAGCAAATCCGGTGGCGACTACCGCAATTGCTGAAACAACCCCGAGTCCCCCTGAAACGACGACCGCCCCTCCACCGAACGAGGCCACCCCGCAATCTCCCGATATCTTTACAACGACACTCGTACCTGGCGACACCGACAACTCGACCCCCGACCCTGTCTCCACgctcaccaccaccaccgcgaTCTCCGGTGGGGAGGAAATTCCTACCCCTCCGATTTTTTCGAGGTTGTCGGAATCCACCACGACCGTCTCTTCGACCGAGACGCAGCAGAGTTCGACGGAATCGATGCCAGAAAGTTCAGAATCCACTACGGGGCCGATTGGTTCTCAGGAAATTTTAACTACGTCGAGCCCTGATACCACGACATTAAGTTTGTCCCAAGTTGATTCCGAGGCGAGCACCTCCCCCGCGATGTTGGAAACGACTACGGAGGTATTCGCAGTTACCGAGACACCCCAAGCGACACCGCCCTCGATATTTGGTAGAATTTTAGATTCCGCAACCACCGAGTCAACCACCCAAGAATCGTCGGTTCGAGAAAGCACTCCTCAGCCATCCCTGGAGATAGAGGCTTTCTTCGGGAACCCCACCACAATTTCCAATCAGGTAACAGGTGAACCAGAAATTGAAGCTGCGACCCAAACCACCCCCGACAACGATACAGGGGGGGTATCGGAATTAGAAATCGCGACAATAACGTCTACCCAAGCGACGACTCAACCCGACACCACAACTCCGGTGTCCGTGACGACTCAAGGAACTGAGAAAGAATCGAATATGTCAGAGTCAACGACGGCGACGCCCGAAATTTTAGCAAACACTCAACAACCGAGTGATTCCTCCGCGGAGACGACTTCCGAACAAATGCAAACGACAACCCAGTTGTTCGAAAATCGTTTCGGAATCGCGTCAGACTCGGTGGGACCGTCGTTGgcaaaaattgttgaaaaaatcgagagcgTGACGACCGTGGTACCCGAGACCACGAGCGTTGCGATCGACGAAGAGTCGAGTGCTACCACGACGGAATTCAGTTTCGCGGCTCTTCCTCGATTTTTGGCAGGATTCGCAGAGAACACCTTAGCCACGCAAACGAGCGAAGCGCAGGAAAGCACCACACAAACATCGACACTCGAAACAACGAGCACACCCCTCGAATCAATGTCGGATATCACAACAACAttagcaacaacaacaacaacgacaacacaAGACTCCTCATTAACAACGACTAACGATTTACCCTCGACCACCGAAACGACCCCCGATACCAACGTAGTATCGCGAATCGTGGAATCGCAGGATATAACCGCGACGGATATAACCACTAATCCGCCCCTCGGAACCACCCCCGATACCGCCACCGACTCGATCACAGACACAACCGCGACTTTAGAACCCACCCCTACCCCTTTTTTTACCGATACGCCAACTCTGCTTGCCCGTTTACAGGATCAAACTGCAAATGAGACTGCAACCGAAACCGCCCAAAGGACGGCTGGTGCCGACGTGCAAGCAACGACTCGACCGAACGATAACGCTTCAGAAAATCCCGAAACCACCCAAAATCCCACAACCCTCCAATCGACGACCACCGTAACGACGACTTTCTCCACCGGAACGAACGCTGACCTCGTCGCTACCACCGAAGGAATCACCGCCGGTAGCGGTTCGACCGTTCAATCGGAAACCACACCGGCGTTTTCCTCGACGGAAGCGATGCCTCAGACAACATTTGGAATCGAAGAGAATATCATTTCGGACAATTCCGACGTCACTCCCGTTCCAAACGAGGCTACAACGACCGAAGATGTTCGGATATCCAACGAAATCGATTCACCCACGACGATCAATGGCGAACAAATGATCACCACGGTATCGAGTCTAGATTCTACGAGCACCTCGACGACCGAGATGGCTCAGTCTTCGACTACGATTCGAGAAACTACCGCGTCTACGGAGAGAATTCGGATGGGTggaaattcgaacgataatCCCGCGGTTCCGTACGTTGTGGGCGGAAGATTCGGGGGCAACAGATTGACTCCGGCACCTCGATTCAGCCCGAGTTCGTCCACCAGAGCGCCTCTGAGGGATTACCACGTTTACGGAATCTACCCGAATAAAACGATCGTCCGTAAACGACCGGAGGACAACCTCATTGACGGGAGAAACGTCAATAGTCCATACGTGATATTTGGAATATATCCGAATGGAAAATTGGTACGAAAGTTTCCGAATGGTACGATTATTCCGGATCCCCCGAGGAACCCTGTTGAGGTCGTCTTCTCACTAAGCACTTCTACTAGCACAACTAACCGGCCCGGTACTATCTTCTATAACCAGGCTAACCAAGGCTATATTCATAATCAGAATCCTGCAATCTATAATAACAGACCGGTAGCCGGTGTATTGAACCAAGTTACCAATCGATTTGCTGCCCTCGATATCGGACTCGCCGGTAATACGATTACTGGTAACAACGAAGGGACcttaaaaaaaatggtactCGCTTCTTTTCCTATTCtattttcggttattttctCTCGCGATACGAGCGATTTTTTCTAGCCTCGTTACATTACACTACAAATCCTCATCTCAGTGTGCTAAACGAACTAATTCTTTTGTGTTTAACTctattaatttcagagattattttattctccacGTTTCGTTCATTTCTAAATTTCTCGAGTCTTCTCTCTTGAAATCGTGTTCAATCTCACGTATATGTactttctgtctttttttttctctcaacgaaACGAATCCCcacgatcattttttcgatcaaatcTTCTTTCAGGTGATACAGGGGGAACTGCGCTTCTTTGCATAAAATAGCACTCGCACGTTGTtagatattataaataattgtttacTGCACATAGCATTCgcactaagaaaaaaaaaaaaaaatccccaaattatttatacgtaaaaatttttgcgccCAATAAAAACCCTCTGTAATATTTCCAGAGCGATATTTTGTTAGACACTCAAATGGGAACGAATTCGAAGACTGCGTCAGAAATTTCCGACCTCCTCACAACATCTCCGAACGCCAACACCGCTAGCGGGGTAACTCAGACGACGTTTGGAACCCctttgagaaatttcaattcggAAACGAGTGCGAATTCGAGTCCTCGAAACAGCGGACGGGTCTATCAGGAAACAGAATCCGACGAGGCGACTCGAAATAGAAACGCTAACGGACAACGAAGTTCCGTTTATATCGGTCAGGTAATATCACGAGAGTCCTGACcgcgagaaaaattaattatcgtatCCTCGATCATATCCTTAAATTATGAATTGCAGGATAAGTTCATAAATTACTGGAGTGACAGCACGCCTAATACGAGTCCGAGAGTGGTCAGTGTCAAGATAAATTCCATAGCGGTACGTActttcttttaattaaaaaaaaaaaaaatccgtcaaTTTTTATGGATTCATGTCCCCCAGAGTTCCACAAACGTCGGTCCCGCTTCTACA
This region of Athalia rosae chromosome 7, iyAthRosa1.1, whole genome shotgun sequence genomic DNA includes:
- the LOC105689199 gene encoding mucin-5AC-like isoform X2, with protein sequence MKWKLPRFTLTVITLILVILSENDFGNCQESRSTSPVDDRSPSSVTRSRGASKFNKNYGALSDDVISSNVPVSNSAGKILRSSHRRSSRIETAEESKLGLKTPQQPSGRGKSSARSRSNPINFGESIKPEESYLHVDEIEKKHAERRDVPRSKNETSDDGKKNNGDRRYLPERRGRARTDKFSTDVELEVPNAAPARREIPKRSSRSRVEHPKADVLPQKASGPSVFSGTTEVSRSRTGRKIQHPLTREKESERTESRRWQSRGNSRISEPPVTPESRDKVSVETKNVHVDIPLSIEIQSTIAPEQTTVRSEEIEMVTVQPFVSSTTLRSRGRSREGSQRDSGAATTSSRKTVRRGGSRFSETVKDSQDFGNQATDLASRNSPIKSRDEFQRSREDHGKGRRRDENSAQRAESDTRTFTSRRGESVRQLSRSGNREEVVERSPPSSRSGGRFSNFRSRSQPETSSTTISYPSSASKIEDTRQAEVQVKSEDVISTVPPESEEISSRSPSSTEAFLKVESTQQPIEHESQSIKRLSRKRKSSTTEAGITNVRSEIRGRRRDQENLRRKSHRSNPNDESIKPPKMAEDIPVATEFSALSSTESFLKNVKKEVDERVKRIDDSKVERGPKPPSNLRRGLKRLNLKAKDENEELSTASSIKFSETFNESKSRHGGKSNNRKSENVERGAKKQIIELPEEEENYPPNFKATLALLRKNSELKTPTTKFTGTRIGTETNFRKPSPVAFPTRARSKLEKAKKLANPDVPTNLEENELGVEPTSPTPSTVSAKRQKPAQIPKPKISGLRENGYPKLTNARINSAGGSPPKIRSFGKPIGRSIVTEETPKNHSEEKNVENLKIGQVKQRPNFTTRRSLPTSRNAVNLKQFQSGGNSVLRNVAEKKIPQVIDASVTPAAEFETTAKNSESIVVGQKTSVAVESGVKNASIELSKDSVTDSPTTTTLKSTGRYTRRRPEVKTFTKFDPVPKQVEQPEVHVPVRREFRPRTATYRRHSEPPFTPAQSPVSTPGNDGPFSVSITPKSPKFHATFKSGDDFTVPNTNGKTFNVQISEDSSNDIANASGQPINSGSLGNQGILGSSNGETGTGRSNVFNPTKTVFLINRNTSLLEQLRSTVAPLLSSLGIKSPVFAGAYRNSTSSGNSAIRVTPSGQPPRFSARYKGAELFLRRPNSQQSVVSSTTLPSPIQGYGVSSPLEVDSPGDEPRVLTYYQAVETASINNEQRTDLRTPAQVGQVDSVNVNDTNNSNIDINNAPIIGSRITEIDSTPDTSENIIPTDLETTANPVATTAIAETTPSPPETTTAPPPNEATPQSPDIFTTTLVPGDTDNSTPDPVSTLTTTTAISGGEEIPTPPIFSRLSESTTTVSSTETQQSSTESMPESSESTTGPIGSQEILTTSSPDTTTLSLSQVDSEASTSPAMLETTTEVFAVTETPQATPPSIFGRILDSATTESTTQESSVRESTPQPSLEIEAFFGNPTTISNQVTGEPEIEAATQTTPDNDTGGVSELEIATITSTQATTQPDTTTPVSVTTQGTEKESNMSESTTATPEILANTQQPSDSSAETTSEQMQTTTQLFENRFGIASDSVGPSLAKIVEKIESVTTVVPETTSVAIDEESSATTTEFSFAALPRFLAGFAENTLATQTSEAQESTTQTSTLETTSTPLESMSDITTTLATTTTTTTQDSSLTTTNDLPSTTETTPDTNVVSRIVESQDITATDITTNPPLGTTPDTATDSITDTTATLEPTPTPFFTDTPTLLARLQDQTANETATETAQRTAGADVQATTRPNDNASENPETTQNPTTLQSTTTVTTTFSTGTNADLVATTEGITAGSGSTVQSETTPAFSSTEAMPQTTFGIEENIISDNSDVTPVPNEATTTEDVRISNEIDSPTTINGEQMITTVSSLDSTSTSTTEMAQSSTTIRETTASTERIRMGGNSNDNPAVPYVVGGRFGGNRLTPAPRFSPSSSTRAPLRDYHVYGIYPNKTIVRKRPEDNLIDGRNVNSPYVIFGIYPNGKLSDILLDTQMGTNSKTASEISDLLTTSPNANTASGVTQTTFGTPLRNFNSETSANSSPRNSGRVYQETESDEATRNRNANGQRSSVYIGQDKFINYWSDSTPNTSPRVVSVKINSIASSTNVGPASTAPLPSLDILSGSQPVNPVTTAPGFPWRDPLDQIFGVTTNSPGLATSIATNSIADDPPSSATIVSRPINPFVEVFTPVSSNIDSTVTGTRSLQLALTETPIPVATTTTSTTTQVPITTTTTQVPTTTTQVPTTTTTTTTTPSPTTTTTTTTTTTTTLAPTTTTTASTTTTTTPRPAVTSSTTMTPVTLEPFGITMTNIPKQTPFGNTFDDLAFLNALLQPANAGSSTPKTLTQAEQLLANKILSLALGNAGPTRSPKAIRPSNSGSSNTFDFSTGSKSPSQPIIIDLQSTTTTTRKPGTTQFTWKPIPIVKTTPSPVTSASTTTVRPIVQSTWKPIPVVQTVKKELPLSGPPAKVIEPFIVTPEIKPIVSTTSRPKIRTTTAPPSQGFGASLLTALFGSNPFAPPSPSVPPQVSVTKKPIVITPKPIQPSTTRKPVQEVKLPPSTTTTTTTTTTTTTTTTTQRPITNGIAVLLNNPNPRVPTATVPSSTFSPEEDAKFLSALLNAARPGGKPSTPGISSDDEAFLRAILSGQANVLPASPVSAGTSGGNDAALLAALLQSQGIGPSTPRNNLRAQLSGSTTPSRRPTITTTWAPISSTYPPSLFDSLANFGSNQSPRGSVSAPASSTDNSENGNVRDQVVGAAIGATRAFSRFLGAAITGAAQQFQSFVRNGTKYVSEAVSGK
- the LOC105689199 gene encoding mucin-19-like isoform X1, giving the protein MKWKLPRFTLTVITLILVILSENDFGNCQESRSTSPVDDRSPSSVTRSRGASKFNKNYGALSDDVISSNVPVSNSAGKILRSSHRRSSRIETAEESKLGLKTPQQPSGRGKSSARSRSNPINFGESIKPEESYLHVDEIEKKHAERRDVPRSKNETSDDGKKNNGDRRYLPERRGRARTDKFSTDVELEVPNAAPARREIPKRSSRSRVEHPKADVLPQKASGPSVFSGTTEVSRSRTGRKIQHPLTREKESERTESRRWQSRGNSRISEPPVTPESRDKVSVETKNVHVDIPLSIEIQSTIAPEQTTVRSEEIEMVTVQPFVSSTTLRSRGRSREGSQRDSGAATTSSRKTVRRGGSRFSETVKDSQDFGNQATDLASRNSPIKSRDEFQRSREDHGKGRRRDENSAQRAESDTRTFTSRRGESVRQLSRSGNREEVVERSPPSSRSGGRFSNFRSRSQPETSSTTISYPSSASKIEDTRQAEVQVKSEDVISTVPPESEEISSRSPSSTEAFLKVESTQQPIEHESQSIKRLSRKRKSSTTEAGITNVRSEIRGRRRDQENLRRKSHRSNPNDESIKPPKMAEDIPVATEFSALSSTESFLKNVKKEVDERVKRIDDSKVERGPKPPSNLRRGLKRLNLKAKDENEELSTASSIKFSETFNESKSRHGGKSNNRKSENVERGAKKQIIELPEEEENYPPNFKATLALLRKNSELKTPTTKFTGTRIGTETNFRKPSPVAFPTRARSKLEKAKKLANPDVPTNLEENELGVEPTSPTPSTVSAKRQKPAQIPKPKISGLRENGYPKLTNARINSAGGSPPKIRSFGKPIGRSIVTEETPKNHSEEKNVENLKIGQVKQRPNFTTRRSLPTSRNAVNLKQFQSGGNSVLRNVAEKKIPQVIDASVTPAAEFETTAKNSESIVVGQKTSVAVESGVKNASIELSKDSVTDSPTTTTLKSTGRYTRRRPEVKTFTKFDPVPKQVEQPEVHVPVRREFRPRTATYRRHSEPPFTPAQSPVSTPGNDGPFSVSITPKSPKFHATFKSGDDFTVPNTNGKTFNVQISEDSSNDIANASGQPINSGSLGNQGILGSSNGETGTGRSNVFNPTKTVFLINRNTSLLEQLRSTVAPLLSSLGIKSPVFAGAYRNSTSSGNSAIRVTPSGQPPRFSARYKGAELFLRRPNSQQSVVSSTTLPSPIQGYGVSSPLEVDSPGDEPRVLTYYQAVETASINNEQRTDLRTPAQVGQVDSVNVNDTNNSNIDINNAPIIGSRITEIDSTPDTSENIIPTDLETTANPVATTAIAETTPSPPETTTAPPPNEATPQSPDIFTTTLVPGDTDNSTPDPVSTLTTTTAISGGEEIPTPPIFSRLSESTTTVSSTETQQSSTESMPESSESTTGPIGSQEILTTSSPDTTTLSLSQVDSEASTSPAMLETTTEVFAVTETPQATPPSIFGRILDSATTESTTQESSVRESTPQPSLEIEAFFGNPTTISNQVTGEPEIEAATQTTPDNDTGGVSELEIATITSTQATTQPDTTTPVSVTTQGTEKESNMSESTTATPEILANTQQPSDSSAETTSEQMQTTTQLFENRFGIASDSVGPSLAKIVEKIESVTTVVPETTSVAIDEESSATTTEFSFAALPRFLAGFAENTLATQTSEAQESTTQTSTLETTSTPLESMSDITTTLATTTTTTTQDSSLTTTNDLPSTTETTPDTNVVSRIVESQDITATDITTNPPLGTTPDTATDSITDTTATLEPTPTPFFTDTPTLLARLQDQTANETATETAQRTAGADVQATTRPNDNASENPETTQNPTTLQSTTTVTTTFSTGTNADLVATTEGITAGSGSTVQSETTPAFSSTEAMPQTTFGIEENIISDNSDVTPVPNEATTTEDVRISNEIDSPTTINGEQMITTVSSLDSTSTSTTEMAQSSTTIRETTASTERIRMGGNSNDNPAVPYVVGGRFGGNRLTPAPRFSPSSSTRAPLRDYHVYGIYPNKTIVRKRPEDNLIDGRNVNSPYVIFGIYPNGKLVRKFPNGTIIPDPPRNPVEVVFSLSTSTSTTNRPGTIFYNQANQGYIHNQNPAIYNNRPVAGVLNQVTNRFAALDIGLAGNTITGNNEGTLKKMSDILLDTQMGTNSKTASEISDLLTTSPNANTASGVTQTTFGTPLRNFNSETSANSSPRNSGRVYQETESDEATRNRNANGQRSSVYIGQDKFINYWSDSTPNTSPRVVSVKINSIASSTNVGPASTAPLPSLDILSGSQPVNPVTTAPGFPWRDPLDQIFGVTTNSPGLATSIATNSIADDPPSSATIVSRPINPFVEVFTPVSSNIDSTVTGTRSLQLALTETPIPVATTTTSTTTQVPITTTTTQVPTTTTQVPTTTTTTTTTPSPTTTTTTTTTTTTTLAPTTTTTASTTTTTTPRPAVTSSTTMTPVTLEPFGITMTNIPKQTPFGNTFDDLAFLNALLQPANAGSSTPKTLTQAEQLLANKILSLALGNAGPTRSPKAIRPSNSGSSNTFDFSTGSKSPSQPIIIDLQSTTTTTRKPGTTQFTWKPIPIVKTTPSPVTSASTTTVRPIVQSTWKPIPVVQTVKKELPLSGPPAKVIEPFIVTPEIKPIVSTTSRPKIRTTTAPPSQGFGASLLTALFGSNPFAPPSPSVPPQVSVTKKPIVITPKPIQPSTTRKPVQEVKLPPSTTTTTTTTTTTTTTTTTQRPITNGIAVLLNNPNPRVPTATVPSSTFSPEEDAKFLSALLNAARPGGKPSTPGISSDDEAFLRAILSGQANVLPASPVSAGTSGGNDAALLAALLQSQGIGPSTPRNNLRAQLSGSTTPSRRPTITTTWAPISSTYPPSLFDSLANFGSNQSPRGSVSAPASSTDNSENGNVRDQVVGAAIGATRAFSRFLGAAITGAAQQFQSFVRNGTKYVSEAVSGK